In Jannaschia sp. W003, the genomic stretch GCAGCTACTACGGGCAGACCGTGCAGATCTGGTCCGCGCTCTTCGCCGCCGCCCTGGTCGCGGCGCTCCTCGTGGCATTGCTCTCGCTGATCGAGCGTGTGGTCCTCGCCCGCATGGGGCTGGCCCGATGAGCGCCGTCGGCCTCCTCGCCCTCTGGGCCGCGCTTTGGGCCGGAAACGTGCGCCTCGCGCGGACCCGGCCCGGCCGCTGGGCCGCGCCCGCCCTCTTCGGCCTGTCGCTGCTGATCCTCTGGGAGGCGGGCGTGCGTCTGTTCGCGGTGCCCGAGGTGATCCTGCCCGCGCCCACCCAGATCGCCGAGGCCGTCGCCCTCAACCTGCCCACCCTGTGGGAGGATGTGGTGCAGACCGTCCTCAAGGGCGCACTGTCCGGCTGGCTGATCGGCTGCGGCGCGGGCATCGGCGCCGCCCTCCTCGTCGCGCGCTCCGACTTCCTGCGCCGGGGGCTGCTGCCCGTGGGCAACTTCATGGCCGCCCTGCCGATCGTGGGCACCGCGCCGATCCTCGTGATGTGGTTCGGCTTCGGCTGGGAGTCGAAGGCCGCCGTGGTCGTCGTGATGGTGTTCTTCCCGGTCCTCGTGAACGCCGTCGCGGGCCTCGCCGACACCGGAGCGATGCAGCGCGACCTGATGCACACCTATGCCGCCACGACCGCGCAGACGCTCTGGTACCTCCGCATCCCCGCCGCGCTGCCCTTCGTGTTCAACGGCCTCAAGATCGCCACCACGCTCGCCCTGATCGGCGCCATCGTCGCCGAGTTCTTCGGCAGCCCCACCGTCGGCATGGGCTTCCGCATCTCGACCGAGGTCGGGCGCTTGAACCTGCCCATGGTCTGGGCCGAGATCGTGGCCGCCGCCCTCGTGGGCTCGCTCAGCTACGCCGCCATCGCCGCGCTCGAAAAGCGGCTGACGTTCTGGCATCCATCGCAGAGAGCCCGCCGCTAGAGACGGGCCACCACAACCGGGAGAGAGACGACATGAGACACCTGATCGCAGGGCTGGCCCTCGGGGCGCTGGCCGCCCCCGCCGCCATGGCGGACGCGCACATGGATGAGGTCACGCTCCAGCTCAAATGGGTCACGCAGGCCCAGTTCGCAGGCTACTACGTGGCCAAGGACAAGGGCTTCTACGAGGAGGAGAACCTCGACGTCACGATCCTGCCCGGCGGCCCCGACATCGCGCCCACGCAGGTGATTGCGGGCGGCGGCGCGGATGTGACCGTCGAGTGGATGCCCGCCGCCCTCGCCGCGCGCGAGAAGGGCCTGCCGCTGGTGAACATCGCCCAGCCCTTCAAGTCGTCGGGCATGCAGCTCACCTGCTGGGCCGACGTAGGTATCGAGTCCCCCGAGGACCTCGCGAACCGCACCTTGGGCGTCTGGTTCTTCGGCAACGAGTTCCCGTTCCTGTCCTGGATGGCCCAGCTCGGGCTCGAGACCGACGGCAAGGACGAGAACGGCGTCGAGGTGCTCAAGCAGGGCTTCAACGTCGATCCGCTCCTGCAGCGCCAGGCGGACTGCATCTCGACCATGACCTACAACGAGTACGGTCAGGTGCTGGACGCGGGCGTCTCCGAGGACGAGCTGGTGACCTTTAAGTACGAGGACCAGGGCGTCGCCACCCTCGAGGACGGGCTCTACGTGCTGGAGGAGAACCTCGCCGACCCCGAGTTCACCGACAAGATGGTCCGCTTCGTGCGCGCCTCGATGAAGGGCTGGAAGTACGCCGAGGAGAACCCCGACGAGGCGGCCGCCATCGTGCTCGAGAACGACGA encodes the following:
- a CDS encoding ABC transporter permease; its protein translation is MSAVGLLALWAALWAGNVRLARTRPGRWAAPALFGLSLLILWEAGVRLFAVPEVILPAPTQIAEAVALNLPTLWEDVVQTVLKGALSGWLIGCGAGIGAALLVARSDFLRRGLLPVGNFMAALPIVGTAPILVMWFGFGWESKAAVVVVMVFFPVLVNAVAGLADTGAMQRDLMHTYAATTAQTLWYLRIPAALPFVFNGLKIATTLALIGAIVAEFFGSPTVGMGFRISTEVGRLNLPMVWAEIVAAALVGSLSYAAIAALEKRLTFWHPSQRARR
- a CDS encoding ABC transporter substrate-binding protein, with translation MRHLIAGLALGALAAPAAMADAHMDEVTLQLKWVTQAQFAGYYVAKDKGFYEEENLDVTILPGGPDIAPTQVIAGGGADVTVEWMPAALAAREKGLPLVNIAQPFKSSGMQLTCWADVGIESPEDLANRTLGVWFFGNEFPFLSWMAQLGLETDGKDENGVEVLKQGFNVDPLLQRQADCISTMTYNEYGQVLDAGVSEDELVTFKYEDQGVATLEDGLYVLEENLADPEFTDKMVRFVRASMKGWKYAEENPDEAAAIVLENDETGAQTEAHQQRMMREIAKLTAGSNGALDEADYQRTVDTLLAGGSDPVITEAPEGAWTPKITDLALN